A stretch of DNA from Diospyros lotus cultivar Yz01 chromosome 14, ASM1463336v1, whole genome shotgun sequence:
ttaagttatttgGCCCatcatttgataaaaaaaaattattatttatattaaattttattttattttcttaaatttttaaatatttacaggAATGCCAGTGGGCACCACCTATCGCTGTCGTTGTAAACTTATTGATgagttcttttttcttctttaaaaatcgttatattttcaaaaattgcgcCGACaatcatttcttctttgtttttattttttattttttttatatttattatgtgaGTGAACCGGATTTTCTTCCATACAAATAAGAGTAGCACAAGAAACCGGTTCAAAGTGAACCGGCTATTCTTCTTTATCTACCCCTTTAGTTTGGGCGGCGGCCATGGTTTCCCTTGTTCGATCAGAAAATGCCGGTGAGAGTGGTTGATAGTTCGGCGCCGTCGCAGGTGTCAGGTATTGATAAAAAAGCAAAAAGATCATGATTTGTCCAGGTTCCTAATCGTAATCTTTTTGTGTCCCTGAAATCGAAGCGTTTTTGTTATTATATTCTTTGCGTGATCTGAGTCAAAGGATCGATTTTTTTCCACGAGTCGCGGCCATATTACTAAGATAAGATCAACGCTATATCATGTTTAATTTCATTGTTTGAATCTGGGTTTCTTGCATAACTTTTCTCCTCTGCTTCGGAGAGCTGTTCGGTTGCTAGAAATTGGAGGATAGGAAAATTGGGTGGAAATTCAGGAGCCTTCCTTGGCGGCTGTCTGTgttggagaagatgaaagaaggCGACCTAGTTATTAATTCAAAACAAATAGTTGAACTGATGAACTAGCTGTATAGATGTTTCAAACGATCTGTAACATCTGTACTCCCATTTTGAAGTTATGGCTTGTGAAAGCAGGCAACAGTTTTCTAAGCATCCAAACAGTTTTTACTGGTTGGTCTTTGTTAATGGGACAAACTGGATTATGTTGACTTAATTGGGGCAATATCATACATGATCTGTTTAGTGCATGCCTGTTCGCGAACTTAAACCTTTTATCAACTGAATTTGCTACatattgtgtgtgtatatctaTGTAGGTACATACATATTGCAAATATCTGTATTTATATGTTGAATATTTGTTATAATTCCAGATTGTTTTTATCTGTTTTCTATGTCTATTTTCAGTTCATGATGATGGTTGTTAGGTTTTGCTTTACTTTGAGCATCTTTCTATGTCTCCTAAtctgagatatatatatattatgcacgtTTAGATGTATCATGAATAGGAAAAGGAAATATCCAGGCTTTGGTTAATAGTTGCCACATTTCTATGGTAAGATATGGGGagttcttttccttcaaatccgCAAATATTATTGCTACATTGGAATTTGGAAGGGAAAGAAGCAGAAAGGAAAATAAGTACTTTTGTGTGTGCGTAAAAGCATGTAGATAAGTTatgccattttcttttcatttttctttcaaacttaaaatcCCTTTTCCAAACATAGCCTAACTGATCCAAAGTGGACGGTAAATTCATCTTCAGCCACTTGAAATTCAATCCCTTTTGACGCTCTTCCCCAAAATGTCGTGGAGACACAAGCATGGATTGACTCTCCTTAGTTGTCTCGTCAATGAAGTTCCATGTTACTTCTGCTACTAAGTTAGGACACAATTTCAGAATGAAAAAAACTCTTCTTCACTTATTATGGGTTTCTCCCATGTTTTATATACTGAAATTTGCTAATCAGTGAAAAAAATCCCATGCTGAAAATTGAATTCTGGTCTTTCAACTTAATCTTTATGGTATCTTTTAGCAATCAACTGTTGGAATCCTAAGTAGGTAAACTAGCAGGAATATGTGCTGATTACCATTGAAAAAAGAGGACCAGAAGTTGAGAACTTTGCTTAATACTTAAAGCATTCACCATCAATGTAATCTTACTACCAAATTCATCCAGAACAGCAGTTTATTTTTTCATTGCACACTAAGCCTTCTAACTTGATCTGTTTGTTCCATGATCCTTTTCAGGTTCTTAGAATACATATTGtgtttaaattgattttcataatttagAGGGATTCATCTGCATGTTCTGGTTTAGCTTACTGTTGGAACCTTCTTCTAAATATTGGTTCCTGAAATTCTAATAATGCTGTCATTATTCACTCTGAAGGTGCGAATCTTGGCAACACTTCGCCCCCTGCTTGTACCCTTTTAAGTGTTGGACAGGTGAATTTCTACTTGTTTTCCTTCTTGATTTCTATGTAAGGTACTTCTTGAGGCCATTACAAGTACTTATTTATTTAGATGCATTTTTTCTTGGTAAATCTACAGTTCCCAAATGTGTTTCTTTGTCACTAGTACAAGCTTCTGCATCTACCTCTATACTTACAATTCTCTGGAGTGTTTTGCTGCTTCAGTTGAAAAGAACGTGTACTAAATTTACTATGTTACAGGCATTCTCTGGAACACAGAATGTTTCTAGTCTACAAAAGGATGAAGCATGGAGAGTTAATGTACGAATCCAGGGCTGCGACCTTGATCATGGTTATCTTTGTGGCACCATGGAAGCTCTTAATGTTCCTATGGCAGACACACCAGTAAGCCGCTTTTGTTTCTGTTAGAATAATGGATAACCCTTACAtccatttatttgtttttgctgTGGATTACACCCATTTATTGTATGGTACGTAAACATTGGTATATAGTACAGCAACTGGAAGCAAACTTCTGGAATGCCATTAGATCTATAAAGCTGTCAATACTATTGCAAACTGCAATTAGCAATAAAATTGTAGAGCAGTGGggctttattaatttttttttcatttctttttatggTGTTAAAGTAGTGGTTGTTTTGTTTCAACCCAACATGCATGTCCTACATCTGATAAGTATAAGTGCTTGACAGTCAGTGCTGGTGAAGCTCTCAGTTTTATCAATGTGATTGGGTGGGGCATATGAATTCTGAGAACAGaacattcttttctttttcttaaataataccagttaaaaaaatttctttaattttctgtgATTATTCTTCCCTGTTAGTAAAAGTTATACAGCCTTTcaatgtttttttctttttttaactcaGGTAATTCTATGTTTCTTTGTTCTGAGCATGTTCAGTTTGAGGATCCTTGTACATGTGTTAATGATTCATCAATGTGTTTTTAAGGATACCTATGAGGGTTTTGATTGTTCTTGGTTTTTAGTTGGAAGTGTTTCTTCGTTGAAGCTGTACTTGTGGAGATAGATCAACCTCCCAGAATATATTTTTTGCCTGTGACAAAAAAAAGATTTCTCTGGGGTTTATAAAACAGCCATGCCATAGAGCAGCAGAGCCTTTGCGGTTTATAATTTAGCAATGCCATGTAATAAAGAGCCTTGCTTTATGCATCCATGTGTGTCATGTGCCTTTCCCCCTCATTTTCGTGTTACTGGAGGACTTTGCTTGCTATTTCAATTTGCTCAAGTACCATCCCGCCTGAAACGTCTCAAGTAATATCATCACGAGTGATACATCTTCACTTACTTTGACTTGCTGCACCTAGTTTTTCAGGTAGGAGAGAATTCTATAAATTTCCAATATGGAAATAGTGTACTTTGGATGCATTCAACTGCTTGTTTGCTTAGTTGCAGCATCTTTTGTTGAGATGCCCAGTAATTTAACCATCCAACCAAAGTTTCACTGTTACTTTGCGAACTTCATTGTGCACTCATTGCCTCTGTTGGTTGTGTGATTTTCAGGTTGTGACCTTCTGGGAGGGGGAAATTGTGGACACCAAGAATTATACATTCTTCACTGGGAAATGGGAGGCAACGTATGCTCTTTTTCTTTTCGTTGGCATGgaaatcatttattttcaaaCTAAGATGATAAACCAGAGTCGATTATTGATGAAGTTGGAACTCCAGCTATATAGTGGGAAAGCCTTTTCCTTCATCTCCGAATTGTTTTCAGGTCAGAAGTTGACATAAGGCACTGGAACAAGTTTCTATCTTTCGCTCCCTTCCTGGTAAGTAGTCAATAGTTCTTCACATCCAGATTTTGCACTTCCCTGACCGACTCTGCCCTTTCCAGAGCCAAGTAGAAGTTGATGGCGGCAGATCTCTCAACCTAAGTAACTGTCCGTACATATTCATGGTAACCTGGTTCGAATTTCCACTGACTGGTAAAGAAGCTTTGCTTGGTTAACTAATTGCTTGGAATTACGTTTGTCTTGTCTTTGACCGTGCAGAGATGGAAAGAGCAGTACTTTGTGAATGTTGGAACCGACTGTGGGTTGACTATTGCTGGTTTCTACTATGTTTGCTTCTCCTGTAGCGATGGTTCCATCAATGGCTTCTACTATGATCCTAATAGCAGGTCAGCCTCCTTACCCGACGATTCATCAACCAGTCTCATTgtttaaaacacaaaattgtTGCCGTGGTAGCTTCTTGTTTTTTCCCTTTATAGAATTGCATGTTTGCTCGCAGTTTTCACATTCCTCGCCCTCTAAACTTTgtactttaatttaaaaaaaaaaaaaaaaactttgtactttaaaccctaaactctaTGCATCACGTTTTTATGTTTTCCTCTTCTAACGATTGATGAAGACTACCCAACCCCCTCTGCAGCCCATTTCAGAAACTTGAGCTGAAAACGACAAATGAAGGAAGATCAGGGTTCAGCTTTTCTTCATACGAGTTGCAATGAATGAAGATCCACGATCTGGCAGTCGTTTCCCGGGGTGCATTTGCAACAAGTAGACTGTGAAAACACACTGTCCAGAGCTGATGATTGCCCATCTGcttattttgttgttgtatttgcCCTCTGAAGGTTGTGAACTTTTCTGATTGTAGCTGGCTTATAGAGCTTGTTTATGGAGACCGATCTTCATCCATTGTtactgcaatatatatatatatatatacatatgtatatgtatggatAAATTTCATACATGTACTACGTGGTTTGATACGTTTTCGAGTACATTTTCTGTGCTTTAAAACTAACCCAAAAAGTACTCATTACACCACCGCGCCCccccacaacacacacacacacacacacacacgaacaAAAGCTAAACAATCTACTAGAATTTCATCATGCGTTTCAACGTTAGGACGGAATGAGGGACGTAAGTTGCGTCCctaaatgacttaaaaacaagACGTCATCCCATGAAATGGGTTACGACGTCTATCGAAGACCTTCCGAGGAGTTTAACCTCATCCGTTGTTTCAGTCTTCTTGACGGCGGGGAGGGGGCGGCCCCCCGACATGAACAAAAGATTAACAATCCACCAGAACTTCGTCATGCGTTTCAACGTTAGGACGGAGCGAGGGACGTAAGTTATGTCCCTAAGTGACTTAAAAACAATACGTCGTCCCATGATGAAATAAGTTATGTCCCTAAGTTGTTCGGCCTTCCGACGAGGGTCCGTTGTTCCGAAGTCTTCTTCAAGGCGGACCAGGTTTCAGGTACGACGTCATTTTGAGGTCGAACAACTCAGTTGGAATACggtcttataataataataattttgatcaTTATTATAATGATTTAAATATGAAGACGCATTGGAAGGAAGAATACAAGTGGCGGAGGAGGAATTGGACATGTAGAATGTGGAGTGGAGCGTTCAACATCTCCAATTCCTCCTCCGCCACTTGTATTTGTCTTCATATTTAGTTGCTGTTGCACAGTAAAATTATCAGTATTTAACTGATATTATCTTCTCGATGTATATATGAGTTCGTATACTAAAACTACAGTTGTGTGTGCCCTTTAGGCGCGCAGAAGAGGGGCCTCCCCCTCCGATCCAATTATCTGGCCGAAAAGGGTGCTGCCGGCGGGGCATCGGAGGTCGAGGTGTCATTGAATATGATAACATATTCaacctttattttattatgtaggGTTGAGGTGTCCTCAAAtagacaaataaaaaattactgaaTCAATTCATTAACAGATACATAATTATTAAGGTTAACTATATCCCACCTATCTAAACTTAATTTGCTGTGGACTTGGATATGTTTAGTTCTGTTTTCTCCTCGTACGTATGACCTTTTGTAAAGCTGTGTATTATCGTCTTGGAGAGTCAGAAACTCGACATCTAAAGCCCTGGATATGTTTAGTTCCATGTTGTCTGCTGATGCAGAAGCCAATCACCATTTCCTACCTTGGATTAAGTACTT
This window harbors:
- the LOC127789654 gene encoding uncharacterized protein LOC127789654; amino-acid sequence: MPVRVVDSSAPSQVSGANLGNTSPPACTLLSVGQAFSGTQNVSSLQKDEAWRVNVRIQGCDLDHGYLCGTMEALNVPMADTPVVTFWEGEIVDTKNYTFFTGKWEATSEVDIRHWNKFLSFAPFLSQVEVDGGRSLNLSNCPYIFMRWKEQYFVNVGTDCGLTIAGFYYVCFSCSDGSINGFYYDPNSSPFQKLELKTTNEGRSGFSFSSYELQ